The Paenibacillus sp. RUD330 genome has a segment encoding these proteins:
- the ligD gene encoding non-homologous end-joining DNA ligase, with the protein MSRSMLEVEGNRIEITHPDKMLWPAPGIRKADYLQKLVELAPYLIRYCSGRRLTAIRFPNGVGGKSFYQKNAPEPTPEFVDIAEAGGVRYIDLNSVSTLLWLGNLGVLEFHPSFDKIEDGMPGEWVLDIDPSEETRPRLMEAGSLIGEALDGMGIAAVPKTSGATGIQIVTPLAKPYTFGQLRSLGAFLGHYLSDKYPRLFTVERSIRARRGRIYIDYVQHAAGKSLSAPYTPRGRAEATVSTPLTWDEVRGEADPQAFTLHAIGERLQRMGDLLAAAEPQNLDAVLEFTAKRAEA; encoded by the coding sequence ATGAGCCGAAGCATGCTGGAGGTCGAGGGCAACCGCATCGAGATCACCCATCCGGATAAAATGCTGTGGCCGGCGCCCGGCATCCGCAAAGCCGATTATTTGCAAAAGCTCGTCGAGCTTGCTCCGTATCTTATCCGCTACTGCAGCGGACGCCGGCTGACGGCCATACGATTTCCGAATGGCGTGGGCGGCAAGTCCTTCTACCAGAAGAACGCGCCTGAGCCGACGCCAGAATTCGTGGACATCGCCGAAGCCGGCGGAGTCCGCTACATCGATCTGAACTCTGTCTCGACGCTTCTCTGGCTCGGCAATCTTGGAGTGCTGGAGTTCCATCCCTCCTTCGACAAGATCGAGGACGGCATGCCGGGCGAGTGGGTGCTCGACATCGATCCGTCGGAGGAAACCCGTCCCCGCCTGATGGAGGCGGGGAGTCTGATCGGCGAGGCGCTGGACGGCATGGGCATCGCCGCCGTGCCCAAAACGTCGGGGGCGACGGGCATCCAGATCGTCACCCCGCTGGCCAAGCCGTATACGTTCGGGCAGCTTCGGAGCCTGGGAGCTTTTCTGGGGCATTATTTATCAGACAAATATCCGCGGCTGTTCACGGTGGAGCGGTCGATCCGGGCGCGCAGAGGAAGGATCTACATCGACTACGTCCAGCATGCGGCGGGCAAGAGCCTCTCGGCTCCCTACACGCCGAGAGGACGGGCGGAAGCGACCGTGAGCACGCCGCTTACTTGGGACGAGGTGCGCGGCGAAGCCGATCCGCAAGCGTTCACCCTGCATGCAATCGGGGAACGCCTACAGCGGATGGGCGATCTGCTCGCCGCGGCGGAGCCTCAGAATCTCGACGCGGTGCTGGAGTTCACGGCCAAGCGGGCCGAAGCTTGA
- a CDS encoding DUF2188 domain-containing protein encodes MEDQRKGNVHITPDGDGGWVTQREGRVLSRHDTKAEAEERGREEARQAKTELKIHTKNGRISESHSYGNDPFPPRG; translated from the coding sequence GTGGAAGACCAACGCAAAGGGAATGTGCATATTACGCCGGACGGAGACGGGGGATGGGTAACCCAGCGCGAAGGACGCGTGCTCAGCCGTCACGATACGAAGGCGGAAGCCGAGGAGCGCGGCCGGGAAGAGGCGCGCCAAGCGAAGACGGAGCTGAAAATCCATACCAAAAATGGCCGGATCAGCGAATCCCACAGCTACGGCAACGACCCCTTCCCGCCGAGAGGCTGA
- a CDS encoding DUF4097 family beta strand repeat-containing protein: protein MRKLVVFALILLLAGLVGGGFTFAGSDLSFGLKEVDIRKEIPAAGIARLKVESGSMDITLVKGKADVIEAAATGKANGKALKKIRVELLKEGDTAILKSDASTGFTMGLNIVNVNLEISLPERQYDSIIVDSGSGDISLEGLKATVLELDNGSGNVEVSEAEAVEAKIRTSSGNLSIEQSRMNELETTVGSGNIGLTDVEGAIKAKTSSGNIRVQLDALMHPLEARSGSGNVTIQTKKAPDSAAVSYSTGSGSFRIDWGGGERKGDADIDTIVFGNGEIPVHLSAGSGNISFKQR from the coding sequence ATGCGCAAGCTCGTCGTGTTCGCGCTCATCCTGCTTCTGGCCGGCTTGGTCGGAGGGGGCTTCACCTTTGCCGGCTCCGACCTCAGCTTCGGCTTGAAGGAGGTCGATATCCGCAAGGAAATCCCCGCTGCCGGCATTGCCCGCCTCAAGGTGGAATCCGGCAGCATGGACATCACCCTGGTCAAAGGAAAGGCGGATGTCATCGAAGCGGCCGCCACCGGCAAGGCGAACGGAAAAGCTCTGAAAAAAATCCGTGTCGAACTTCTCAAGGAAGGCGATACGGCCATCCTGAAGAGCGATGCCAGCACCGGCTTCACGATGGGCCTCAACATCGTCAACGTGAATCTGGAGATATCGTTGCCGGAGCGTCAATACGACTCCATCATCGTGGATTCCGGAAGCGGCGACATCAGCCTTGAAGGGCTGAAGGCCACCGTTCTGGAGCTTGACAACGGCTCCGGCAACGTGGAAGTAAGCGAGGCCGAAGCGGTCGAGGCCAAGATTAGAACAAGCTCCGGCAACCTGTCGATCGAACAAAGCCGTATGAATGAGCTTGAGACGACCGTCGGCAGCGGCAATATCGGCCTGACGGACGTAGAAGGGGCGATCAAGGCGAAGACCAGCAGCGGCAACATCCGCGTCCAGCTCGACGCTCTCATGCATCCGCTCGAGGCCCGCTCCGGCAGCGGCAACGTCACGATCCAGACGAAAAAAGCACCGGATTCCGCCGCCGTCAGCTATTCCACGGGTTCCGGCAGCTTCCGCATCGACTGGGGCGGCGGAGAGAGAAAAGGAGATGCCGACATCGATACGATCGTGTTCGGGAACGGCGAAATCCCGGTCCATCTATCGGCCGGGTCAGGGAACATATCCTTCAAGCAGCGTTGA
- a CDS encoding DUF1700 domain-containing protein → MNREQYLQQLWNLLSPVPERTRKEWMYDYEEHFRMAAEHGRLEEEAASELGDPRLVAKELLLGYRVAEAESKGGSLPSVSRAVFAAVGIGFFNLVFVLGPYFGLLGVLFAFWAVSASLVVSVVPVLYEGWFGDALTGPQAISAAMVLLSLGLLSGAGTYKLTRSFMSLTLKYLQLNTRIMKGRKS, encoded by the coding sequence ATGAACAGAGAGCAATATCTTCAGCAATTGTGGAATCTGCTGTCTCCGGTTCCGGAGCGCACCCGCAAGGAGTGGATGTACGACTACGAGGAGCATTTCCGGATGGCGGCCGAGCACGGACGCCTCGAGGAGGAAGCCGCCTCCGAGCTCGGAGATCCGAGGCTGGTCGCCAAGGAGCTGCTGCTCGGATACCGGGTAGCCGAAGCGGAAAGCAAGGGCGGCAGCCTGCCCTCCGTTTCCAGAGCCGTATTTGCCGCCGTCGGCATCGGCTTCTTCAATCTGGTCTTCGTCCTCGGCCCCTATTTCGGCCTGCTTGGAGTTCTGTTCGCGTTCTGGGCGGTATCGGCCTCTCTCGTGGTCTCCGTCGTCCCCGTCCTCTATGAAGGCTGGTTCGGCGACGCGCTGACCGGGCCGCAAGCGATCTCCGCCGCCATGGTCCTGCTCTCGCTCGGACTGCTCTCCGGCGCCGGCACCTACAAGCTGACCCGCAGCTTCATGAGCCTGACGCTGAAGTATCTTCAATTGAATACCCGAATCATGAAAGGGAGGAAATCCTGA
- a CDS encoding PadR family transcriptional regulator, which translates to MNVQFKKGVLDLCVLALTAWEDRYGYELAVAMSAKFEVAVGSVYPLLNRLTQEGYFTTYLQESTEGPPRKYYKLTPQGHSHLMSLISEWRSFSIAVDELIKEGVER; encoded by the coding sequence ATGAATGTACAGTTCAAGAAAGGCGTGCTGGATCTATGCGTGCTTGCGCTTACGGCATGGGAGGACCGCTACGGCTACGAGCTCGCCGTCGCGATGTCCGCGAAGTTCGAGGTCGCGGTCGGAAGCGTCTATCCGCTGCTCAACCGCCTGACGCAGGAAGGCTACTTCACGACCTATCTCCAGGAGTCGACGGAGGGCCCTCCCCGCAAGTACTACAAGCTGACCCCGCAGGGACATTCCCATCTCATGTCTCTCATCAGCGAATGGCGGTCATTCTCGATCGCGGTGGATGAATTGATCAAGGAAGGTGTCGAGCGATGA
- a CDS encoding extracellular solute-binding protein, whose translation MENQVKKNHAIKKTVSVLTIGALAVGLAACGSSNDNNGGNSGGANTAANTGSSTNTGGASTDSGKKVTITFQNIYPDATSPANKLLKELVAQYESEHPNIKIELDSLNTDQQKLKLKTQAGNKEIPDITIVNPAAQMKPYVDAKLLAPLNDMLDQNGLKDTFQKGLLDYYSFDGNTYALPDGNNIEVVYYNKDLFTQAGISDVPKTFDELIADVKALKAKGITPIAIGEKDTWTGSFLFMNILLRTNGGPGFLQDVMDGKKDFNDPAFTEAVDAFQELVQAGAFPEGATSIDANAGGNIFKTGKAAMFIIGSWETGNIDASSVAGKVGAFTFPTVKGKGDLNQFMLAPGSGFAISANSKHLQETKDFLNFFMTEFPKKKFELKDAVGVGQVVEGDFKAAGYSDLAINILDLFKNVSGGDLAFDNTMNPAVAQAHLSSIQNLFVQKVDSKQVAKEHQDAFVANK comes from the coding sequence GTGGAAAACCAAGTAAAGAAAAACCACGCAATCAAAAAAACGGTCAGCGTCCTGACCATCGGCGCGCTTGCAGTCGGCCTCGCAGCCTGCGGCAGCAGCAACGACAATAACGGGGGCAATTCCGGAGGCGCGAATACGGCGGCCAACACGGGGTCGAGCACGAATACCGGAGGCGCATCGACGGATTCCGGCAAGAAAGTCACGATCACATTCCAGAACATTTATCCGGACGCGACTTCCCCGGCCAACAAGCTGCTGAAGGAGCTCGTCGCCCAATACGAATCCGAGCATCCGAACATCAAGATCGAGCTGGATTCGCTCAATACCGACCAGCAGAAGCTGAAGCTGAAAACGCAGGCCGGCAACAAAGAGATTCCGGACATCACGATCGTGAACCCGGCCGCTCAGATGAAGCCCTACGTGGACGCCAAGCTCCTCGCTCCGCTCAACGACATGCTGGATCAGAACGGCCTGAAGGACACCTTCCAAAAAGGCCTGCTCGATTACTACAGCTTCGACGGCAACACGTACGCGCTTCCTGACGGCAACAACATCGAAGTCGTCTACTACAACAAAGACCTGTTCACTCAAGCCGGCATCAGCGACGTTCCGAAAACGTTCGACGAGCTGATCGCCGACGTGAAGGCGCTCAAGGCCAAAGGCATCACGCCGATCGCCATCGGCGAGAAGGACACCTGGACCGGCTCGTTCCTGTTCATGAACATCCTGCTCCGCACGAACGGCGGTCCTGGCTTCCTGCAGGACGTCATGGACGGCAAGAAGGACTTCAACGATCCGGCGTTCACGGAAGCGGTCGACGCCTTCCAGGAGCTGGTTCAAGCCGGCGCGTTCCCTGAAGGCGCGACGTCCATCGACGCCAATGCGGGCGGCAACATCTTCAAAACCGGCAAAGCGGCCATGTTCATCATCGGCTCGTGGGAAACGGGCAACATCGACGCTTCCTCGGTAGCAGGTAAAGTCGGAGCCTTCACGTTCCCGACCGTAAAAGGCAAAGGCGACCTGAACCAGTTCATGCTGGCTCCTGGATCCGGCTTCGCGATCTCGGCGAACAGCAAGCATCTGCAAGAAACGAAGGATTTCCTGAACTTCTTCATGACGGAGTTCCCGAAAAAGAAATTCGAGCTTAAAGACGCTGTCGGCGTAGGCCAAGTGGTCGAAGGCGACTTCAAGGCGGCAGGCTACTCGGATCTGGCCATCAACATCCTGGATCTGTTCAAGAACGTCAGCGGCGGAGACCTCGCCTTCGACAACACGATGAACCCAGCGGTCGCGCAAGCGCATCTGAGCAGTATCCAGAACCTGTTCGTGCAGAAGGTTGATTCCAAGCAAGTGGCGAAAGAACACCAGGACGCATTCGTTGCCAACAAGTAA
- a CDS encoding sugar ABC transporter permease, which produces MNVLKVPKLTIAVFVLPCLLLYVSMVFVPILFSVYNSTFQWDGLSSVKEFVGLENYRNILLNDPYFWPAVRRTLMYAVFSMVEIPVCLLFAILINRYVRKGNTLVSIYFMPVILSVVIIGQLWKTIYNPLDMGGMINGVLHFLGMDSSMKAWLSSPKFAMYCLYIVSLWQYFGYHLLIQFTGVQNIPADIYEAARIDGAEGFKADRYITLPLIVPVFKISIVLAFIGSLQAFDLIMVMTGGGPAHATDVISTLMYNNTFMSNKYGYGSALAIVLVIICLVFTVFINTIFKRVENKVS; this is translated from the coding sequence ATGAATGTGCTCAAGGTCCCCAAGCTTACGATTGCCGTGTTCGTTCTGCCTTGCTTGCTGCTGTATGTCAGCATGGTGTTCGTGCCGATCCTGTTTTCCGTCTACAACAGCACGTTCCAGTGGGACGGCCTTTCCTCGGTGAAGGAATTCGTCGGACTGGAAAACTACCGAAACATCCTGCTTAACGATCCTTACTTCTGGCCTGCCGTCCGGCGCACGCTCATGTACGCCGTCTTCTCCATGGTGGAGATTCCGGTCTGCCTGCTCTTCGCAATTCTGATCAACCGCTACGTCCGCAAGGGCAATACGCTCGTATCCATCTACTTCATGCCGGTCATCCTCTCGGTCGTCATCATCGGCCAGCTGTGGAAGACGATCTACAATCCGCTCGACATGGGCGGCATGATCAACGGCGTGCTGCATTTCCTCGGCATGGACTCGTCCATGAAGGCATGGCTGAGCTCGCCCAAGTTCGCGATGTACTGCCTTTATATCGTTTCGCTCTGGCAATACTTCGGCTACCATCTGCTCATCCAGTTCACCGGGGTGCAGAATATTCCGGCCGATATTTACGAGGCTGCCCGGATCGACGGCGCCGAAGGCTTCAAGGCCGACCGCTACATCACGCTTCCGCTGATCGTGCCGGTGTTCAAGATTTCCATCGTGCTGGCCTTCATCGGATCGCTTCAGGCCTTCGATCTCATCATGGTCATGACGGGCGGAGGTCCGGCCCATGCGACGGACGTCATCTCGACGCTCATGTACAACAACACGTTCATGTCCAACAAATACGGCTACGGCAGCGCGCTGGCCATCGTTCTGGTCATCATCTGCCTGGTGTTCACGGTGTTCATCAACACGATTTTCAAACGCGTAGAGAATAAGGTAAGCTAA